A window of Sedimentibacter sp. MB31-C6 genomic DNA:
ATAGTACATTCTGAGCATAAGCGAAGAATCTCCAGACCTCTTGATATTCCTTGGTATTTAATATATCACTAATCAATATTTTTAAATTAATTCCATTAATTTTTTAGATATACTAACGAAAATGGAATAATAACAATAACTACTAAATTAAATCAATTTAATTCTGTGGTATACTTTCTTGCCTTTTTTAATCATTAATTTTCCGTCTTCAAAATCTGATTTTGAAACTGTTGAACCTACATCTCCTACTATATTATCATTAACTGATACTCCAGATTGTTCGATTAACCTTCTGCCTTCACTCTTTGATTTAATAAGGTTTGCTTTTACCATAAGGTCTATTACTGTCATACCATCTCCAAGCTCATCAGCTGTAAGCTCTGTAGATGGAATGTTCTCAGAATCTGCACTTCCCCCAAATAATGCTCTTGCAGCATCCTGTGCCTTAACAGCATCCTCTTCCGAATGAATAAGCTTAGTAACCTCATATGCAAGAATTTCTTTTGCTTTATTAATTTCAGCTCCTTCTAAGCTTCCAAGTCTTCTAACTTCATCCATTGGAATGAATGTTAATAATGCAAGACATTTTTCAACATCAGCATCATCGATGTTTCTCCAGTACTGATAAAATTCGTATGGTGTAGTTTTGTTTCTATCTAACCAAAGGGCTCCCTTTTCAGTCTTGCCCATTTTCTTACCTTCACTGTTTGTCAACAATGAAAATGTCATACCGTATAACTGTTTTCCTGACTTTCTCCTTGTTAATTCGATACCGCCTATGATGTTAGACCATTGGTCATTACCACCAAACTGCATTTTACAGTCATATTTCTGATTTAAAACATAGAAATCATAGGATTGCATCAACATGTAACCAAATTCAAAGAATGTAAGTCCTTGTTCCATTCTATTTTTGTAACATTCTGCAGTTAGCATTCTGTTAACTGAAAAGTGAACTCCTACTTCACGCATAAATTCAAGAAAGTTTAAAGGTAAAAGCCATTCTGCATTATTATCCATGATTGCTTTATCATCAGAAAAATCTAAAAATTTCTCAAATACTTTTTTAAAATTTTCTCCATTTCGAGTAATTATCTCTTGTGTCATTATAGAGCGCATACCTGTTCTGTCGCTGGGATCACCAATCATAGTGGTTCCTCCACCAATTAGAGCTATTGGTTTATGACCATATTTTTGCATTATAGACATAACCATTATTTGTATATAATGACCTATATGCAAACTATCAGCAGTAGGGTCAAAACCTATATAAAATGTTACAGATTCTTTTCCTAAGAGTTCTCTAATTTCATCTTCATGAGTACATTGCTCTAAATATCCTCTTTCTTTTAACACATCAAATACATTTTCCTTATTCATAATTTAACCTCCATTATATAAAAAAGGGCTTTTCTCCATAAAGGACGAAAAACCCGTGGTACCACCTTAATTTACACATATGTGCCTTATACTGATTTAACGTTCAGATATTCCGCTATGGTTTCCCACAGTAACTCCAGAGCCGTAATTCACATCTTGTACTATGAACCTTTCACCACCCAGTTCACTCTCTAATTTTGTAACCAAAATGTTACTTAAAACTATCATTGTTATTATAATATATATTTATTCATTAATATAATATATATTGATGCCATTGTCAAGAATTTATATTATTATTTTCTGCATACGATAGTAATAAATGTAAAATATATTTCATATTTCTTAAGATATGAGCATATCTCATTTATATTATTAATGAATATTTAATAATTATGTTATATGTTTTTTATTTTTCAATATTGTGTAATTTTCTTGACACATTTGCCAATTTAAGAATTTATTGATGATTTATTTAACAAAATGTACATGCTATAATTCATTATGACGTAAAACTCATTAAAAAGTTCAATATTTTATAGAAGATATGTGTATAAAAATATACCTGTCTTCCCAAAAAAATCTAAAACTAATAGGAGTGAATTATGAAGCATAAGGTATTAGCACTAACATTATCTACGGTATTAGCATTATCATCTACAACAGCATTTGCTGCGGAAGAGACATATTGTACTAAAAAGTATGACATTAATAACTTACTTAGAAATTTTAATCAAAATTATAGTCAAACAAGTAATACAAAATATAAACTGACTATAAACGGTAAAAGTGTAGATTTAAATTCAATTAATTGGAAAGAGTTACTTAACAAAAATTTATCTAAATCAAAGGTTACAGAGCCAGTTGAACAGGAACAAGAGGTTACAGAGCAAGTTGAGAAGAAACAAGAGGTTACAGAGCCAGTTGAAAAGGAACAAGAAACACCTGAAAAAGAGAATACTCAAAATGAATCAAAGGATTCAACAATTTCTTCTAGCTTAGAATATGAGCAAAAAGTAGTAGAACTTGTTAATGTGGAAAGACAAAAAGCTGGTTTGTCTGCTCTTACGCTAGATACATCTATTTCTAACGTTGCTAGAACTAAATCAAAAGATATGGCGAATAATAATTACTTTGCACACCAATCTCCAACTTACGGAAGTGCTGGAGACATGTTAAGACAATTTGGAATTAGCTGGTCTGCATGGGGTGAAAATATTGCATATGGTCAAAAAACTCCTGAAATAGTAGTAGATGCATGGATGAATTCTCCAGGTCATAGAGCTAACATCCTTTCATCAAACTTTAACAAAATAGGAGTAGGATACGTTACAAACTCAAACGGAAGACCATACTGGACACAAATATTCACAAATTAAACAAATGACAATAATTTTACATTGTAGGGTATGCATTGTATGCATACTGAGGGACGCATACAATGCGTCCCCTACAGCTTAGATTGCCTTTGGTAGTCTTTTTTTATTATCGAATATTACAATACTATTACAAATATTTGTAATATACTTGTAACATTAGGAACTTGATGTAGTTATTGATGGTTTATTTATACAAGTTTGCATGTTATAATACATTCATAACGAAAAAGTTGTTAATAATAATTTTAGAGCTTTTCGTTAAAAAATCCAATAAAATATTAAGGAGAAAATTTATGAAAAATAAGATAATTGCAATGGCATTAACATTAACATTAGCACTATCATCTACAACAGTCTTTGCTGCAGGAATGGAAAGCTATCCAACATATGATTGGTCATTTATAAATAATTTATTTGCATCTGAACCATGGAATACTCAATCAGTAGAACCTTTAGAAGATACTACACAAACTGAAACTCCTTCTATTGAAAATACACAACAAGCAAATACCTTTAGTGATAATACACAATTAACTGAACAGGAAAATATACAAACAAACAACACTACAGCTCCTACATCAAAATCAAATTATGAACAAAAAGTAGTTGAACTTGTAAATGTAGAAAGACAAAAAGTTGGTCTTCCTTCTCTTTCATTTGATTCAGCTATTTCCAATGTAGCTAGAGCTAAATCTAAGGATATGGCTGACAACAATTACTTTGCACACCAATCACCAACTTACGGTAGCGCAGGTGACATGTTGAAGCAAAATGGAATTAATTATTCTGCATGGGGCGAAAATATTGCAAAAGGTCAAAGATCTCCTGAAGAAGTAGTAAATGCTTGGATGAACTCAGAAGGTCACAAAGCAAACATCCTTTCACCTAACTTTTCAAAATTAGGTGTAGGTTATGTAACAAACTCAACAGGAACACCATACTGGACACAAATGTTCACAAATTAAAAGATAACAATAATGTAATGTAGGGTTTGCATTGTATGCAAACCGCGGGACGCATACAATGCGTCCCCTACGTTTATTTGTAAGTTAACAGGTTACAAAATGTAACCTGTTTTTTATTTTTTTATTGATGTTCTAAAACACAATTCCATCACATTTAAATAATATTATTAAATAAATTACTAATAAAAATTAAAATCAGAAAGGACTATTTTATATGAAAAACAAAAAATTTAAATGGATTGTTATTATTGCAGCAATTCTTACTGTTGTATTTATTGGTTTCAAATTCGTTACTTATAGAACTACCAACAAAACTAATGCAACTGAAATTTTAAACAATGAAATTGAATATACCGTTTCAAAAGATAACATATCTGTTTCTGTTTCAGAAAGCGGAAGTGTTAATCCATCAGATAAAAGGGAAATAAAATCCGAAATTGATGGAACTGTTGATAAAATTTATGTTACAGAAGGAGATTTAGTGGAAAAAGATCAAATACTTACATCCTTAAAGTCTGATATGGCAAGCGATAGTCAAACAGAAATTAATGGAATTGAATTAAATATTGAAAAAACTCAACGAGAACTAAACGAATTATACAAAAATCAAGATGATTTAAATATATATGCCCCAGTTTCCGGAGTGATTTCTGGCATGGATATTGAGGTTGGAGATGAAATCAGCACTAATTATAATATAGCCACTGTTAAAGATACTGACAATTCATATGTCGAAGTATTTTTTACTAAAGGTCAATTTGACAAAATATCTATTGACGACGAAGCATCTATATTTATGACCAAATATTTATCAACTCATTCAGGAACTGTAATTGAAAAGAATAGCACTCCTGTTCAACAAGGCGGAGGTACATTTGGATACATAGTAACTCTTAAGATGAAAAATCCCGGTGGATTCAGTGTAGGGGACCTAGCTCAAGTCACTGTAACCAATAGTCAAGGCTCATATGAAGGTATGAGCAACGGTAAAATTATTGATGTAAAAGAAGAAAATATTACTGCTAAAGTAGGTGGTAAGATTAAATCTGTAAATACTGAAAATGGAAAGTACATCGATAAAGGTGATATTATAGCAATTATTGAAGGTGAAGACTTAGCCCTTGAAATAGCTGAAAAACAAAATTCAATTGCAAAGTATCAATCTCAAATAGAAGATTTAGTTGAAGGAGATACTATTTACTCTCCCATGAAAGGCACTGTTCTTCAAATTAATGTATCAGAAGAAGAGGTTGTTGACAGAACTACAACTTTAATGACTGTTGCAGACCTTGAAAATATGGAAGTAGTTATTGCTGTTGATGAACTCGATATAGATAAAATAAAATTAGGACAACAAGCCAATATTTATAGTGATGTTTATCCTGATGATAAATTCACCGGCAAAGTAGCTAAAATATCAATGGAAGGAAAAAGTCAAAACGGAATTACTACATATGATGTAACTGTTAAATTAGATGATAGAAAAACTCTTATGTCAGGTATGAATGTAGATGTTGAAATATTAGCAGATAGCAAAAAAAATGTACTAGTCATCCCTATCGATGCTGTTCATAGACTAAATGGAAATTATATGGTAACTGTTAAAGATGAATCTGGCAATAAAAAAGATATGAAAGTAAAGCTGGGATTAGCTACAAAAGATAAAGTTGAAATTATTTCAGGAATAAATGAAGGTAAT
This region includes:
- the tyrS gene encoding tyrosine--tRNA ligase, whose product is MNKENVFDVLKERGYLEQCTHEDEIRELLGKESVTFYIGFDPTADSLHIGHYIQIMVMSIMQKYGHKPIALIGGGTTMIGDPSDRTGMRSIMTQEIITRNGENFKKVFEKFLDFSDDKAIMDNNAEWLLPLNFLEFMREVGVHFSVNRMLTAECYKNRMEQGLTFFEFGYMLMQSYDFYVLNQKYDCKMQFGGNDQWSNIIGGIELTRRKSGKQLYGMTFSLLTNSEGKKMGKTEKGALWLDRNKTTPYEFYQYWRNIDDADVEKCLALLTFIPMDEVRRLGSLEGAEINKAKEILAYEVTKLIHSEEDAVKAQDAARALFGGSADSENIPSTELTADELGDGMTVIDLMVKANLIKSKSEGRRLIEQSGVSVNDNIVGDVGSTVSKSDFEDGKLMIKKGKKVYHRIKLI
- a CDS encoding CAP domain-containing protein; the encoded protein is MKHKVLALTLSTVLALSSTTAFAAEETYCTKKYDINNLLRNFNQNYSQTSNTKYKLTINGKSVDLNSINWKELLNKNLSKSKVTEPVEQEQEVTEQVEKKQEVTEPVEKEQETPEKENTQNESKDSTISSSLEYEQKVVELVNVERQKAGLSALTLDTSISNVARTKSKDMANNNYFAHQSPTYGSAGDMLRQFGISWSAWGENIAYGQKTPEIVVDAWMNSPGHRANILSSNFNKIGVGYVTNSNGRPYWTQIFTN
- a CDS encoding CAP domain-containing protein, which codes for MKNKIIAMALTLTLALSSTTVFAAGMESYPTYDWSFINNLFASEPWNTQSVEPLEDTTQTETPSIENTQQANTFSDNTQLTEQENIQTNNTTAPTSKSNYEQKVVELVNVERQKVGLPSLSFDSAISNVARAKSKDMADNNYFAHQSPTYGSAGDMLKQNGINYSAWGENIAKGQRSPEEVVNAWMNSEGHKANILSPNFSKLGVGYVTNSTGTPYWTQMFTN
- a CDS encoding efflux RND transporter periplasmic adaptor subunit; the encoded protein is MKNKKFKWIVIIAAILTVVFIGFKFVTYRTTNKTNATEILNNEIEYTVSKDNISVSVSESGSVNPSDKREIKSEIDGTVDKIYVTEGDLVEKDQILTSLKSDMASDSQTEINGIELNIEKTQRELNELYKNQDDLNIYAPVSGVISGMDIEVGDEISTNYNIATVKDTDNSYVEVFFTKGQFDKISIDDEASIFMTKYLSTHSGTVIEKNSTPVQQGGGTFGYIVTLKMKNPGGFSVGDLAQVTVTNSQGSYEGMSNGKIIDVKEENITAKVGGKIKSVNTENGKYIDKGDIIAIIEGEDLALEIAEKQNSIAKYQSQIEDLVEGDTIYSPMKGTVLQINVSEEEVVDRTTTLMTVADLENMEVVIAVDELDIDKIKLGQQANIYSDVYPDDKFTGKVAKISMEGKSQNGITTYDVTVKLDDRKTLMSGMNVDVEILADSKKNVLVIPIDAVHRLNGNYMVTVKDESGNKKDMKVKLGLATKDKVEIISGINEGNVIVYNSVQSNSSEMPGKNVNIMPGMGGSRKGVVVTK